Within the Trichoderma breve strain T069 chromosome 3, whole genome shotgun sequence genome, the region TTAAAACTCTAGATGTAACATCACGGCCAACTGTGGTTACAATGTGTCCTGGAATTTCAGTAGCCCAGCTCCAGAGCTGGCTTCCTGAAGAAACTCCAATTGTAAGATCAATGCCTAATACTCCTGTTATGTGTCGTCAAGGAGCTACGGCTTTATTTCCAAGCGACAGAGCACTCTCACGGATAGAGCTTGTCGCCGCCGTTTTCCGCGAGGTATCGCCAGCAATTAGCGTCCTTCCTCAGGAATCCCTACTCGATGTAGTTGCAGCAATATCCGGGTATGTTCCATAATACTTTTTTCTATTGTTTTATGGATTGATTCGAAATGCATAATTGGAACGGAAAAGAGCCTACACGTTTTGCAAATATATATGCTGTATATCTTCTATGCTAACCCTTGTTAGTTCCGCCCCGGCACATTTTTATTATCTTATCGAATCCATGATTGCTGCAGCCGAATCCCATGGTTTGCCGACGGATATTGCCCGCAGTTTGATCGTCCAGTCTTGCGTGGGCTCCGGGTTGCTATCGCAGGAGACAGATAGGTCTATACATACATTAAGAAAAGATGTTTGCGTTCCCGGAGGAAGCACGGAGAAAGCCATTAACCATCTTTCGGAGAACAGCTTTCCGAAAATCGTACAGGATGCAGTTGGAAAAAGTCTACGAGCAAATAGGGAAATGGGGCGTGTTGGTTAAAAATGTAGCCAATACCGCAGGTTGTCTGTCGTCGTTCTAAAAGTACATAAAGGTACATATGCACACACCTGCTGCTCATTGGGTACCTGGTATATATCTCATCGCCTTAGAACTTTCCGAAGCGGAAGCGCAGGCGTCAGAATAAGAGAATGTGCTTGAGTATTGTCCATCTTGACTCGGGCTGCAAGATGTAATCATAATGGATTTAAACAATGTGTTAATCGACATACTTGTTAGGCGATTGACATATGGTATTGTATTTGAGCCATGAAAATACTACAGCAAACGCTAAATAAGACACTCCTATGTCGAGTCTTCGATGCTTTGCAGATACACCAGCTCATGGTAACGACCCTTCTGTTTCATTAGCTGATGATGAGTTCCACTTTCTACAACACGGCCTTGATCGAATACGTAAATGACGTCGGCCTTTTGAATCGTACTGAGACGATGAGCCACTGCGATGGTTGTGCGGCCTCGCATCGCAGCATCTAAAGCTGCTTGGACCACTCGCTCTGATTCCGAGTCAAGAGCCGAGGTTGCTTCATCAAGTAAAAGGACTTTTGGATCTCGAAGAAGCGCCCGGGCAATGGCAACACGCTGTTTCTGTCCACCGGATAACATGCCGCCCTTGTTACCAACCAGTGTGTCCAAGCCCTCACTGTAATGCTAgtcaacaacagcaaaatTACGGTTGGGAAAGAAGAGTGGTTGCATCGCGGGGAATACGTACGGGAGCGAAAGAATGAAGTCATATATGTTGGCCATTTTACAAACCTTAATCACCTGCTCCTCCGTCACGCTCAAATCGTTGCTGCCGAGGAGAATATTGCTGCGAATGGTTCCTTGATAAAGCGTTGGCTCTTGACTCACGAGAGCAAGATGACTTCGATAAGAATTGACATTTAGCTGTGAAATATCCTTGCCGTCGACATATATACAACCCGAAAGTGCATCGTAGAAGCGCTCAAGCAGCGCAATCGTTGTACTCTTCCCACATCCACTGGCGCCGACCAAAGCTACGAACTGTCCAGGTTTGACCGTGAAGCTAAGACCAGAAAGCACGGACTGTGTGGGACGTGTAGGATATCTGAAGTGCACGTTGCGGAATTCGATAGATCCTGCAACGTTATTGATGTCATTCCCTTCCTTTGACCATACGTCAATCGAGGGTTTGCGGCTGAAGAGATTTTTcagctcagcagctgcactCTTGGCTTTTCCGATATCTGGAGCGTTGGAGAAGACTGAGCCTGCGGCTTGAGCACCATATATGACTTCGCTGAAGCAGACGAAAAATTGGAAAATGGTATACTCGTGCTTGCCGAGCAGTGTGCCACCATACCAGAATCCCAAGGCCATGCAAAAAAAGGTAAGTGCTTGTGATAATGCATAAAAAATCGAGGACTTCAGCACGGAGAAGAAATGAGCTCGTGCTTGCTCATCTAGCTGGGCTTTGTAGGTGGCGAAAACATCGACTTCACGAGAGAGCGAAGCCACTGTGCGGATAGCCGAGGTTGCCTCACAAGCGTAGCTGGCGGACCTTTCGTAGGCCTTCTTGGACTGGGCTTGGAATCGAGCAAGTATCGAGACCCTGTAAAAGCCACAGAACAAGAGTACAGGCACGATGGAGATACATACTAAAGCCAGTTTCCATCCAATGGCTAGGGCGACAACCATTGAAGCCGTCAGCGTCGTCGACACCATTAGAATAGTGCCTAGTACTACTCCACTGATACCTGACAGGTATTTGGTCTCGGTGGAGAGAAAGGATGTCAGAGCACCAGTAGTATGTTCGTCAAAAAAAGCAGTGTCTTGTCGTAGTATAACCCTGAACGTTTTGCTCCTAGCGCGGCGAAGTAACCTTTCTGAACTGACTCCAAAACAGACGCCTTGTATAGAAAAGAGGACAAATTGGGCAATACCCAAAATAAATAACATGAGAGACCAAAAATTGGCATCGTGTCTGAGCTTCTCGTAAAGGGGAGGTGGTAGAGCTAGTGTATTGATCGCTTTGGAATAGATGACTGCCTGAGAGGGCTGGCCACAGCCAGCCAAGATTGCAAAAGCAAGGCCAATGATCATCAATAGGAGCTCACGCCGATTAAAAGACGCGGTGAACTTGATCAAACTCCATGGTAATAGATCATTTTCAGCCTTGGTCATCTTCTCAGTCTGAGAGACGATTGATTGATCGGCCAAATTTTGCTGCCTAGGTGTTGCCATTGACTTTTCGTTGTATGTCGTCATCTCGGATACTCCGCTTTGAGATGTTGGGATCCTGGAAATATTGTCTATAGAAATACCGGATTctgcggcttcttctttttccacAAAcacttttctcttctgttgGGCATCGTTAAGTTTACCAGATTTCTGGGCTTCCACGAGCTTGAAATATTCGCCTTTTGCGCGGAGTAATTCTTCATGAGTCCCTTGTTCCGCAACCTTACCATCAACTACGACGACAATATTATCGGCCGTTTTAATGGTGGATAGTCGATGTGCAATTGTAATAATAGTGCGCCCCTCGGCAGCTTTGTCAAGAGCAGCTTGTACGATTTCTTCAGATTTGGTGTCTAGCGCCGAGGTAGCTTCATCCAGTAACAGAATCTTCGGGTCACCAACGATTGCACGAGCAATAGCAATTCGCTGTTTTTGGCCACCTGACAGCAAAAAACCTCGTTCCCCAACAATCGTGCCATACCCATCCGGCAGAGAAGTGATAAATGTATGTGCGCTGGCCATCTTCGCCGCTTCTTCAATCCGATTTTGTGTCACTTCTTCAGGCTCATTCTCAAATGGAGTACCGGTTAGACCAAACTTTATATTTTCAAAAATCGTAGCCGAAAAAAGGACAGGCTCTTGCCCAACGAGCGAGATCTGGTTACGAAGCCACCGAAGGTTTAAGGACTGTATATTATGCCCATCCAGGAGGATCTCGCCGCCTACGGGATTGTAAAATCGTTCAACGAGCCCGATAATCGTGCTCTTCCCAGAGCCAGAAGGTCCCACAAGTGCAGTTGTACGACCAGCTGGAATGAGTATACTAATGTCATCCATCACTAAGATATCAGGTCGAGAAGGATATCTGTGTTTTACGTTTCGCAGTTCAACGGTACCCTCAACATGTTGGAGcgtttctccatcttcagccgTCGGATCAAGAGGCGATTGGCGATCAATAGTGCTGTATATtttggcagcggcagccacaGCGCTATTGAAAGCTTGGCTATTCGGGGCGACGTTTCCTAGCGAGTACGAACCGGTGAGAATAGCCATCAGGATGGTCAAGATCTGACCAACGTCGGCCTCCCCAGTGACTAGAAAGCGTGATCCCTGCCAAAATCCAAGACCATAGTTCCAGAACATGATAGCATAAAGAGAGCCGATCATGATCGCTTGGATGATCTGCATCTTGATACCGGATCTTTCAGCTGCTATTAAATGCGAATCATATTGCCGAGCGAGCCTATCGTGGGTTCCAAACGCGATGGCCGTTCGGATAGAGCTTATGACTTCTTCGGCAACAGTGCTGCCGTTGGCAAGGCTTTGAAACGACAGCTTACTGAAATGAATAATGAAGTGAGAACCTCCACTCATGATCAGTAGCAAGCATACAATTGTTGATGTACAGATGAGGGCCAGTTTCCAATATTTAACGTAGGCAATGATGAATGCAGCAATAAAAGTGGCAATTGCTGTGAGAGTAAGGCCAATCTTTTGAGATATGCCATCTTGAATGAGATTGGTGTCGGCGGTTATGCGTGTGGTAATTTCACCAGCTCCAAGATTATCGAAATAGGCAATATTCTGACGAAGAATAGCTTTGAGATATTCTTGCCGAATCTTTTGAGTGATATGCTCTCCGGTGTATATAAAACCTACAGTCGAGACGTAGACTGTTGCGAATTCGGCAATGCCGATGTAGACAAAGTACAGAACATTCTTATTTAATTGCGCCTCAAAATCATGATATGCTATATCATTAAGAGATATCCTCTGAAATGCTGATGTTAATTGCCCAAACAGAATCTGTGCAATTAATTTCAGGTCAGtaaacacacacaaagagagagagagatgaaggtGGGGATCACTTTAGTATTCTACATACAGATAATAGAGGAAGTatagcaccagcagcaatagCGCAAACAGCACTGATGGTGATAATGAGGAAATCCCAAACGTCTGCATAACGATAAAGCATTAAATACTTTACGCCGACATTGGGCGAGTCAAGCTGAGCCTTGATGATCTGCGCCTCATCTAATTTCAGGCCGGCAAGAGTTGATTCGTGATGAGGTGATTTCGACAGCGAGAGAGCGCCGTTATTGGTTTCTTCATTGCGATCGCGGCGCGATTTCAGAACCTCGTGTCCAGCGACCGGCGGATAGGttgcatcagcatctgcGGCTTTTCCTGAAGACTCGCCATCCCGCTTGCCAGGTGGCCTATCCATGCTCAGTTTCAATTTAGCATCAGAATATATGCAATTCTCACGCCCTGATCACTCTGCTGAACTAGAGTATGTCATAGGGTATGGCAACTACATTCACATAGGCTTcatataaaaaagaaaatatggATCTACAATAAAGATAACAATAAGGGGACTGAAGCgcatatatacatgtaggcaACCAACTTGTATACTGCAGAAATGGGGGCTTCTAAATTCTAGCGGGCACCTTGGAACCCTGTTGGAACTTTTGGTATAGCTTAATGTCCCGCCACACCCTACTGAGGTGTCTCTATACCAAGTGATACGGGGCGAACCCAAATACCGCCTCACCTCGCAAAATTCGTCGATGGATCTCCCAGAATGAAACCCTGTTTTCGCCAGGGTGAGTAATCGGCTAACTTCCACACGTTAGCATACCACCATAAAAAGAATGATCCACCGACGGATTTTGCGAGGTGAGGCGGTATGTGACTGATACCAAATGAAAATAAGTAGGTACATTGGTAAGACATATAAaacttgtactcgtatatctgTTAACACAAACAAAGgtagaaaaaaaaccttGGACAATAAATCGGTATAATTAATTACTGAATAATGGATTATAATTAATGTGCAAAATTACATAGAAGACAAGCATACCAACAAATCCAATCACTATATATGACACCGCTAAAAGCTACAAAAACTTTGAGTATTTTTAcacgaggaggaagagggagaggaatgGGGGCATTCGCAGCTGGCAACCCGAAGTTACCGAGTGCCTCATTAGAGCGGATAGTGGCTAGCGATTTCCTCCGCCAACATTCTTTAATAAGGCACAGTACGCGACCCCTGTTGATCGTAGATATTTGTCCGAAAGAGAAGGGCAAATATGGGgaaaaacttaaattaatcCGAAGCTGCCTTGGCATTGTTACCGATATGAGGTGAAGTAGTTCGAAATTCGATCTCCCGCACATTTTACAGGGTAGCAGCTATCGTTACTGCGGACCTGGATCAAGCTCTCCGCAGTGGAAACCTATTGAGGTCTGGTACCATGCCACCCAAAGGCATGGTGCACTGTCTTTCCCGTGCGATCTATATCTCTGAACCGCGCTGCTAGTACTTACGCCGCCTTCCTCCCCATCTGCAACAATGAGAGGTCGCTTCTTACTCCCTATCAGGTATACTGCTGCCATATTCACTTACTCATTTAAGTAAAGCGATATTTTGTGGTAAGGTGGCGCCCCATTTTTGGAAGCTAACTGTTCATCCCTTGGAGTGCGATAAGATGCCACCTAAGTACCGTACCCACGTTTCTTCTATACTAAGGCGAGAATACTTTAACTTTGGACCCTTTGGTTGGCTGTAACTTTGAAGAGTACTTAGGTGGCACCTTATCGCGCTCAAAGGGATGCGTCTTCGAGGTTGCAGCTTCAGGCTAACAAGAGGCTGTCGAGTATCGCCACTGTTAAGAATCCCAGACGGGTGAAGCTGATGACAGATATCATGGTAGATGGCATTGATACTATGTAGCGATAGCTTACAAACTTCAGGACGAAGCCGACCTAATGATAGCGGGCGACACGCACAAGTGCAAGCGGTGCAGAGGACAATTTTTTTAGGATTAtataatgatgatgataagtTCGCACGTCAATGGTCGTATGTCTCAGTAATGAGACACGCATAAATATTAAATGGTCTCGTCATGTTCAATCTATGAACTCCCTATCCTCTCTATTTCACTCTTCACCAGTAATGAAGATATTGGCACCCAAATTATACACTTCTTCAATTATCCGCCGCGActtccttcatcttctcgacGGCTTCGTCCGTAGTCCAGATGCCGTTAGTAATGAAGCGGTAGTTGACCATAGCAGCAGAATAGCCATCACCCTCGTCATTGATACCGCCAGCGATGGCATCTCGAACCACGACTACTTCGAAGCCAGCCTCAACCAAATCACGGACGTGATTCTCCAGGCATAAGTTTCCGACAGGCCCGGCAacgatgagcttctcaacTCGTCGCAGACGCAGTTGCTTAACTAGATCGTTTGACTGGCATGATAAGCCTTTGTGAGGAGATGTATTGATCATCTTGCCGTCCATGAGGTACTTCTTCAGTCGCTCCGGGTAGTCAGCGCCCGAGCCAACAAATCCATCTAGGCTGACGGGATCCTTGCGGACGACGAAGCCATTGGGAACTTGGATAAGATAGTCAGAAATGGCCTGGAGCGGAGCGACCCACTGCAGGTCAGTAGGATAGTAGTAGTGTGGTGAGTGTGCCACAAAAATATCGTTCTCTTGTGCGGTCTTGAGCAGTCTCTCGATATTGTCGTATACGTTGAGTTCGTTCAACTTGTCCGCGATAAGAGGGTAATAGCTGCCAAATGGTTCAAGAAATTCGTTCTGAAGGTCTGCAAACACGAGAGCTgtgcgcttcttctccagttGCATGTCCGGATTACGATGAGTAAATACAAACGACATCTTGCCGGCGATGTGTACGGGGTTGTATCGGGGTGCAGTTTGAGTTTAGAATGGATTCAGACAGGAATGTGTAAGCGAGGTTAGAGATTTGTGAACTTTTCATCAGTCTCAGGGCATGACAGTTTTTATAGATGTCAGTTAGTGGGAGAATATTACATATCACTTACACATATTTTGCTTAGGCGGCGCTGCGGTGGCAGTTGAGGGCCGTGAGGTCATCTGGCGAGAAGAATAAGTGAACACCCACGCGGACCAGGGTCTATGGAGTTAGTCGCCAGACTTTTACATTTTAGGTGACATCATAAGCTCTATTAGTAACAGACAAATCATGTCGTTTGTTTGAAGCAAATACATTCTAGCATTGACGAAGCGCTGGAGAGCCGTAATTTTGGTTCCCTCTTGTGCAGTACTTCCGTCTGGATGCCCAGGACTAGCGTGCGGACCAGGATCACTTAGTGCGGCGGACCAGGATCAACTGATTACATAGGTAGAGCTAAAGTCAAGCCCACTCCTCCAGCCGCCCGACATTCGAGACTTTTGCAGCTTCGCCAACGCCGAAGAACTCGGCTCTAAACAAACTGATGTCATTTCATGTCGCTGATAAAGCGCAAAAGTTGACTTAGAGCTTACTGGCGCAGCATGAAATTGATTGCAAAGCAGTACCTGCTCGTCCTCAATCGATAGTTCTGCTCAGCCAAAGCTAATCAGTAAGTATATAAACTAACGAGGCAGACCACTATTTGCATCAGTCAATTCCAACTCCAGCTTTCACTATTTAATCACATCTATATATTCATTACGTGCTTTGACTGTCTCGACAACATCTATCACCAACAACCTACCTCATCACCAATATGGCAGCGGGTCGCAAGATTGCAATTGTCGGCGCCGGTGGCAACTTGGGCAAGCCGACTCTCAAAGCTTTACTGTCAAAGGGTGTTCACACCATCACTGCACTTCAACGAGCAGAGTCTACGACTGAATTCCCACCTGAAGTGATCGTCAAGAAGGGATCCTTTACAGACGAATCGTTCCTCGTGGAGACCCTCAGGGGCCAAGATGTTCTCATCGTCATTGTCCCCATTCCTAACATGGATCTTGGCGACCTCTTTATCAAGGCCGCTATAGAGGCTGGTGTCCCCTATATCCTGCCGACCGAGTTTGGCGTTGATTCGCCCAAAATTGTTGGCGAGCACTCCATGATGAGACCAAAGGTCACAAGGCGCAACTTGATTGAGAAATCAGGGACGAGCAGCTGGATTGCTGTCATTTCGAACTTTTGGCTTGATTTGAACATCCAGATCGGGTTATGGGGATTTGATGTGAAGGGTCGAAAGGCAGACCTATTTCGTGGAGCGGATGCCAAGATCTCGACGACAACGCTTGCACGGACTGGCGAGGGcgttgctgctcttctcagCCTGCCAGAGACCGAGTTGGAACAGTACAAGAACAAGTCCTTTTACATTTCCTCTTTCGAGCTCTCACAGAAGGAGATCTTTGGCGCTATTAAGAATGCCACGAGGACAACGGATGCAGACTGG harbors:
- a CDS encoding isochorismatase family domain-containing protein; translation: MSFVFTHRNPDMQLEKKRTALVFADLQNEFLEPFGSYYPLIADKLNELNVYDNIERLLKTAQENDIFVAHSPHYYYPTDLQWVAPLQAISDYLIQVPNGFVVRKDPVSLDGFVGSGADYPERLKKYLMDGKMINTSPHKGLSCQSNDLVKQLRLRRVEKLIVAGPVGNLCLENHVRDLVEAGFEVVVVRDAIAGGINDEGDGYSAAMVNYRFITNGIWTTDEAVEKMKEVAADN
- a CDS encoding ABC transporter transmembrane region domain-containing protein, whose translation is MDRPPGKRDGESSGKAADADATYPPVAGHEVLKSRRDRNEETNNGALSLSKSPHHESTLAGLKLDEAQIIKAQLDSPNVGVKYLMLYRYADVWDFLIITISAVCAIAAGAILPLLSILFGQLTSAFQRISLNDIAYHDFEAQLNKNVLYFVYIGIAEFATVYVSTVGFIYTGEHITQKIRQEYLKAILRQNIAYFDNLGAGEITTRITADTNLIQDGISQKIGLTLTAIATFIAAFIIAYVKYWKLALICTSTIVCLLLIMSGGSHFIIHFSKLSFQSLANGSTVAEEVISSIRTAIAFGTHDRLARQYDSHLIAAERSGIKMQIIQAIMIGSLYAIMFWNYGLGFWQGSRFLVTGEADVGQILTILMAILTGSYSLGNVAPNSQAFNSAVAAAAKIYSTIDRQSPLDPTAEDGETLQHVEGTVELRNVKHRYPSRPDILVMDDISILIPAGRTTALVGPSGSGKSTIIGLVERFYNPVGGEILLDGHNIQSLNLRWLRNQISLVGQEPVLFSATIFENIKFGLTGTPFENEPEEVTQNRIEEAAKMASAHTFITSLPDGYGTIVGERGFLLSGGQKQRIAIARAIVGDPKILLLDEATSALDTKSEEIVQAALDKAAEGRTIITIAHRLSTIKTADNIVVVVDGKVAEQGTHEELLRAKGEYFKLVEAQKSDNISRIPTSQSGTEKMTKAENDLLPWSLIKFTASFNRRELLLMIIGLAFAILAGCGQPSQAVIYSKAINTLALPPPLYEKLRHDANFWSLMLFILGIAQFVLFSIQGVCFGVSSERLLRRARSKTFRVILRQDTAFFDEHTTGALTSFLSTETKYLSGISGVVLGTILMVSTTLTASMVVALAIGWKLALVCISIVPVLLFCGFYRVSILARFQAQSKKAYERSASYACEATSAIRTVASLSREVDVFATYKAQLDEQARAHFFSVLKSSIFYALSQALTFFCMALGFWYGGTLLGKHEYTIFQFFVCFSEVIYGAQAAGSVFSNAPDIGKAKSAAAELKNLFSRKPSIDVWSKEGNDINNVAGSIEFRNVHFRYPTRPTQSVLSGLSFTVKPGQFVALVGASGCGKSTTIALLERFYDALSGCIYVDGKDISQLNVNSYRSHLALVSQEPTLYQGTIRSNILLGSNDLSVTEEQVIKVCKMANIYDFILSLPEGLDTLVGNKGGMLSGGQKQRVAIARALLRDPKVLLLDEATSALDSESERVVQAALDAAMRGRTTIAVAHRLSTIQKADVIYVFDQGRVVESGTHHQLMKQKGRYHELVYLQSIEDST
- a CDS encoding nmrA-like family domain-containing protein, which translates into the protein MAAGRKIAIVGAGGNLGKPTLKALLSKGVHTITALQRAESTTEFPPEVIVKKGSFTDESFLVETLRGQDVLIVIVPIPNMDLGDLFIKAAIEAGVPYILPTEFGVDSPKIVGEHSMMRPKVTRRNLIEKSGTSSWIAVISNFWLDLNIQIGLWGFDVKGRKADLFRGADAKISTTTLARTGEGVAALLSLPETELEQYKNKSFYISSFELSQKEIFGAIKNATRTTDADWNITERDATEIIRECDPKIKAGDGFAEWTRLFVMFFQGMDGSNYEDKAVDLSKYGVPAENLGEVVYRAVAGL